A window from Camelus dromedarius isolate mCamDro1 chromosome 9, mCamDro1.pat, whole genome shotgun sequence encodes these proteins:
- the VTCN1 gene encoding V-set domain-containing T-cell activation inhibitor 1: protein MSSIISVIIILAGAIAFIIGFGISGRHSITVTTLTSAGNLGEDGILSCTFEPDIKLSDIVIQWLKEGVMGLVHEFKEGKDDLSDQDEMFRGRTAVFSDQVIVGNASLRLKNVQLTDAGTYKCYIITSKGKGNANLEYKTGAFSIPEMNVDYNASSESLRCEAPRWFPQPTVIWASQVDQGANFSEVSNTSFELNSENVTMKVVSVLYNVTINNTYSCMIENDIAKATGDIKVTDSEIKRRSHLQLLNSKASLCVSSFGAISWVLLPLCPYLMLK, encoded by the exons ATGAGCAG cATCATTAGCGTCATCATCATTCTGGCTGGAGCAATTGCATTTATCATCGGTTTTGGTATTTCAG GAAGACACTCCATCACAGTCACCACTCTCACCTCAGCGGGGAACCTCGGGGAGGATGGAATCCTGAGCTGCACTTTTGAACCTGACATCAAGCTTTCTGATATCGTGATACAGTGGCTGAAGGAAGGTGTTATGGGTTTGGTCCATGAGTTCAAAGAAGGCAAAGATGACCTGTCAGACCAGGACGAAATGTTCAGAGGCCGGACAGCAGTGTTTTCTGATCAAGTGATAGTTGGCAATGCCTCTCTGAGGCTGAAAAATGTGCAACTGACAGATGCCGGCACCTATAAATGTTACATCATCACTTCTAAAGGCAAGGGGAATGCTAACCTCGAGTATAAAACTGGAG CCTTCAGCATCCCAGAAATGAACGTAGACTATAATGCCAGCTCCGAGAGCTTACGATGTGAGGCTCCCCGATGGTTTCCCCAACCTACAGTGATCTGGGCATCCCAAGTTGACCAGGGAGCCAACTTCTCTGAAGTCTCCAACACGAGCTTTGAACTGAACTCTGAGAACGTGACCATGAAGGTTGTGTCCGTGCTCTACAATGTCACAATCAACAACACATATTCCTGCATGATTGAAAACGACATTGCCAAAGCCACAGGGGATATCAAAGTGACAG ACTCTGAGATTAAAAGGCGAAGTCACCTACAGCTGCTGAACTCAAAggcttccctctgtgtctcttcttttgGTGCCATCAGCTGGGTACTCTTGCCTCTCTGCCCTTACCTGATGCTAAAATAA